One genomic segment of Kogia breviceps isolate mKogBre1 chromosome 11, mKogBre1 haplotype 1, whole genome shotgun sequence includes these proteins:
- the ZAP70 gene encoding tyrosine-protein kinase ZAP-70 isoform X3 has translation MPWYHSSLTREEAERKLYSGSQTDGKFLLRPRKEQGTYALSLIYGKTVYHYLISQDKAGKYCIPEGTKFDTLWQLVEYLKLKADGLIYCLKEPCPNNSASPEAAAPTLPAHPSTFTQPQRRIDTLNSDGYTPEPACLASSEKPRSMPMDTSVYESPYSDPEELKNKKLFLKRENLIMADIELGCGNFGSVRQGVYRMRKKHIDVAIKVLKQSTEKADKDEMMREAQIMHQLDNPYIVRLIGVCQAEALMLVMEMAGAGPLHKFLLGKKEEIPVSNVAELLHQVSMGMKYLEEKNFVHRDLAARNVLLVNRHYAKISDFGLSKALGADDSYYTARSAGKWPLKWYAPECINFRKFSSRSDVWGYGVTMWEAFSYGQKPYKAEDEGPRGHGLHRAGQADGVPTRVSTRNVQTHERLLDLQVGGPSRLPDRGAAHAHLLLQLGEQDRGRRRMRKGGRGGVCLSSSLPAPTPQLFLLCPQLPPRTSSLAEPSSVSRPRTSWAVRRGTAQASGPHWSSIPCPVTWPLWPGQEAETQARWSWAGIYGEALS, from the exons GCTGAGACCCCGGAAGGAGCAGGGCACCTATGCGCTGTCTCTGATCTATGGGAAGACTGTGTACCACTACCTCATCAGTCAGGACAAGGCGGGCAAATACTGCATTCCCGAGGGGACCAAGTTTGACACGCTCTGGCAG CTGGTGGAGTACCTGAAGCTGAAGGCTGACGGGCTCATCTACTGCCTGAAGGAGCCCTGTCCCAACAACAGCGCCAGCCCAG AGGCCGCTGCTCCCACACTCCCCGCCCACCCATCCACATTCACCCAG CCTCAGAGACGCATCGACACGCTCAACTCGGATGGATACACCCCCGAACCAG CATGCCTAGCGTCCTCAGAGAAGCCGCGATCGATGCCCATGGACACCAGCGTGTACGAGAGCCCCTACAGCGACCCCGAGGAGCTCAAAAACAAGAAGCTCTTCCTGAAGCGCGAGAACCTCATCATGGCTGACATAGAACTTGGCTGCGGCAACTTTGGCTCCGTTCGCCAGGGCGTCTACCGCATGCGCAA GAAGCATATCGACGTGGCCATCAAGGTGTTGAAACAGAGCACGGAGAAGGCGGACAAGGACGAGATGATGCGGGAGGCGCAGATCATGCACCAGCTGGACAACCCCTACATCGTGCGGCTCATCGGCGTCTGCCAGGCCGAGGCCCTCATGCTGGTGATGGAGATGGCGGGCGCCGGGCCGCTGCACAAGTTCCTGCTTGGGAAGAA GGAGGAGATCCCCGTCAGCAACGTGGCGGAGCTGCTGCACCAGGTGTCCATGGGGATGAAGTACCTGGAGGAGAAGAACTTTGTGCACCGTGACCTGGCGGCCCGCAATGTCCTTCTGGTCAACCGGCACTACGCTAAGATCAGCGACTTTGGTCTCTCCAAGGCACTGGGTGCTGACGACAGCTACTACACC GCTCGCTCGGCGGGGAAGTGGCCGCTCAAGTGGTACGCGCCTGAGTGCATCAACTTCCGCAAGTTCTCCAGCCGCAGTGATGTCTGGGGCTACGGGGTCACCATGTGGGAAGCCTTCTCCTATGGCCAGAAGCCCTACAAGGCAG AAGATGAAGGGCCCCGAGGTCATGGCCTTCATCGAGCAGGGCAAGCGGATGGAGTGCCCACCAGAGTGTCCACCCGAAATGTACAAACTCATGAGCGACTGCTGGACCTACAA GTGGGAGGACCGTCCAGACTTCCTGACCGTGGAGCAGCGCATGCGCACCTACTACTACAGCTTGGCGAGCAAGACCGCGGACGCCGCCGCATGCGGAAAGGGGGCCGAGGCGGTGTGTGTCTGAGCTCCAGCCTGCCGGCCCCTACGCCCCAGCTTTTCCTCCTGTGtcctcagctccctcccaggACCTCCAGTCTGGCTGAGCCCAGCTCAGTTTCTCGCCCCCGCACCAGCTGGGCTGTGAGAAGGGGGACAGCTCAGGCCTCCGGCCCACACTGGTCTAGTATTCCCTGCCCGGTCACCTGGCCCCTCTGGCCGGGGCAGGAGGCCGAGACCCAGGCAAGGTGGTCCTGGGCTGGAATCTACGGGGAGGCCCTGAGCTGA
- the ZAP70 gene encoding tyrosine-protein kinase ZAP-70 isoform X4, protein MPMDTSVYESPYSDPEELKNKKLFLKRENLIMADIELGCGNFGSVRQGVYRMRKKHIDVAIKVLKQSTEKADKDEMMREAQIMHQLDNPYIVRLIGVCQAEALMLVMEMAGAGPLHKFLLGKKEEIPVSNVAELLHQVSMGMKYLEEKNFVHRDLAARNVLLVNRHYAKISDFGLSKALGADDSYYTARSAGKWPLKWYAPECINFRKFSSRSDVWGYGVTMWEAFSYGQKPYKKMKGPEVMAFIEQGKRMECPPECPPEMYKLMSDCWTYKWEDRPDFLTVEQRMRTYYYSLASKTADAAACGKGAEAVCV, encoded by the exons ATGCCCATGGACACCAGCGTGTACGAGAGCCCCTACAGCGACCCCGAGGAGCTCAAAAACAAGAAGCTCTTCCTGAAGCGCGAGAACCTCATCATGGCTGACATAGAACTTGGCTGCGGCAACTTTGGCTCCGTTCGCCAGGGCGTCTACCGCATGCGCAA GAAGCATATCGACGTGGCCATCAAGGTGTTGAAACAGAGCACGGAGAAGGCGGACAAGGACGAGATGATGCGGGAGGCGCAGATCATGCACCAGCTGGACAACCCCTACATCGTGCGGCTCATCGGCGTCTGCCAGGCCGAGGCCCTCATGCTGGTGATGGAGATGGCGGGCGCCGGGCCGCTGCACAAGTTCCTGCTTGGGAAGAA GGAGGAGATCCCCGTCAGCAACGTGGCGGAGCTGCTGCACCAGGTGTCCATGGGGATGAAGTACCTGGAGGAGAAGAACTTTGTGCACCGTGACCTGGCGGCCCGCAATGTCCTTCTGGTCAACCGGCACTACGCTAAGATCAGCGACTTTGGTCTCTCCAAGGCACTGGGTGCTGACGACAGCTACTACACC GCTCGCTCGGCGGGGAAGTGGCCGCTCAAGTGGTACGCGCCTGAGTGCATCAACTTCCGCAAGTTCTCCAGCCGCAGTGATGTCTGGGGCTACGGGGTCACCATGTGGGAAGCCTTCTCCTATGGCCAGAAGCCCTACAAG AAGATGAAGGGCCCCGAGGTCATGGCCTTCATCGAGCAGGGCAAGCGGATGGAGTGCCCACCAGAGTGTCCACCCGAAATGTACAAACTCATGAGCGACTGCTGGACCTACAA GTGGGAGGACCGTCCAGACTTCCTGACCGTGGAGCAGCGCATGCGCACCTACTACTACAGCTTGGCGAGCAAGACCGCGGACGCCGCCGCATGCGGAAAGGGGGCCGAGGCGGTGTGTGTCTGA